One Nematostella vectensis chromosome 10, jaNemVect1.1, whole genome shotgun sequence genomic window carries:
- the LOC5513527 gene encoding AN1-type zinc finger protein 2A isoform X1 translates to MEFPHLGKQCALTTCKQLDFLPFKCDACSRIFCKDHYTYREHNCENAFKKDNQVPVCPLCNKPVPVPRGQQPDIKVGEHIDNDCQSDPAIQKRKAYTNKCSVKGCKQKELIKVRCESCRQNYCLKHRHEQDHKCTASAGAGGVVGSKKSAAATKAGQAAAARFQFKPKGSKPQQTSLSSFGSELDRERRERQLSQQRNATPIQQPALSEDEALALAIQASLSSEPTQQPSKPLTVQEQDDLALAQALAQSEKDEAERKRRAQQAQNEKKSDCLLS, encoded by the exons ATGGAGTTCCCTCATCTTGGGAAGCAGTGCGCTTTGACAACCTGTAAACAGTTAG ATTTTTTGCCATTCAAATGTGACGCTTGTAGCAGAATATTTTG TAAGGATCATTACACATATAGAGAACACAATTGTGAAAATGCCTTTAAAAAG GACAATCAAGTACCTGTATGTCCCCTATGCAACAAGCCAGTGCCTGTACCCCGTGGACAGCAACCAGATATCAAA GTTGGAGAACACATTGACAATGACTGCCAGTCAGACCCTGCCATACAGAAACGAAAG GCATACACCAACAAGTGTTCAGTTAAGGGATGCAAGCAAAAAGAA TTAATCAAAGTGCGTTGTGAATCTTGTCGTCAAAACTATTGCCTAAAGCATCGGCACGAGCAGGATCATAAGTGCACAGCATCAGCAGGCGCCGGTGGAGTGGTAGGCAG caagaAATCTGCAGCAGCAACTAAAGCAGG TCAAGCAGCGGCTGCAAGATTCCAATTCAAACCCAAAGGATCCAAACCTCAGCAAACATCTTTATCGTCGTTTGGCAGTGAATTGGATAG ggaaagaagagaaagaCAGTTGAGTCAACAAAGAAATGCCACACCCATTCAACAGCCTGCTCTG AGTGAAGATGAGGCCTTAGCCCTGGCGATACAGGCATCGCTGAGTAGTGAGCCTACTCAACAGCCATCAAAACCACTGACAGTACAAGAGCAAGATGACTTGGCACTTGCACAGGCCCTAGCACAATCAGAAAAAGATGAAGCTGAGAGAAAGAGAAGA GCCCAGCAGGCGCAAAATGAGAAGAAGTCTGACTGTCTGTTATCTTAA
- the LOC5513527 gene encoding AN1-type zinc finger protein 2A isoform X2 yields the protein MEFPHLGKQCALTTCKQLDFLPFKCDACSRIFCKDHYTYREHNCENAFKKDNQVPVCPLCNKPVPVPRGQQPDIKVGEHIDNDCQSDPAIQKRKAYTNKCSVKGCKQKELIKVRCESCRQNYCLKHRHEQDHKCTASAGAGGVVGSKKSAAATKAGQAAAARFQFKPKGSKPQQTSLSSFGSELDRERRERQLSQQRNATPIQQPALSEDEALALAIQASLSSEPTQQPSKPLTVQEQDDLALAQALAQSEKDEAERKRRVSSNDNR from the exons ATGGAGTTCCCTCATCTTGGGAAGCAGTGCGCTTTGACAACCTGTAAACAGTTAG ATTTTTTGCCATTCAAATGTGACGCTTGTAGCAGAATATTTTG TAAGGATCATTACACATATAGAGAACACAATTGTGAAAATGCCTTTAAAAAG GACAATCAAGTACCTGTATGTCCCCTATGCAACAAGCCAGTGCCTGTACCCCGTGGACAGCAACCAGATATCAAA GTTGGAGAACACATTGACAATGACTGCCAGTCAGACCCTGCCATACAGAAACGAAAG GCATACACCAACAAGTGTTCAGTTAAGGGATGCAAGCAAAAAGAA TTAATCAAAGTGCGTTGTGAATCTTGTCGTCAAAACTATTGCCTAAAGCATCGGCACGAGCAGGATCATAAGTGCACAGCATCAGCAGGCGCCGGTGGAGTGGTAGGCAG caagaAATCTGCAGCAGCAACTAAAGCAGG TCAAGCAGCGGCTGCAAGATTCCAATTCAAACCCAAAGGATCCAAACCTCAGCAAACATCTTTATCGTCGTTTGGCAGTGAATTGGATAG ggaaagaagagaaagaCAGTTGAGTCAACAAAGAAATGCCACACCCATTCAACAGCCTGCTCTG AGTGAAGATGAGGCCTTAGCCCTGGCGATACAGGCATCGCTGAGTAGTGAGCCTACTCAACAGCCATCAAAACCACTGACAGTACAAGAGCAAGATGACTTGGCACTTGCACAGGCCCTAGCACAATCAGAAAAAGATGAAGCTGAGAGAAAGAGAAGAGTAAGTTCAAATGATAAC CGATAA
- the LOC5513528 gene encoding high mobility group protein B1, with amino-acid sequence MSAKSAKTPKISQFFSPSSKNGEMDGVSKKKRVAEPIKSRSPAKKQKKEKVPRKKKAKGDGPVVKRASSAYIHFTSDFRAKLKAKSAKSGTPLPKANEVAKLAGEEWKKLNDEQKKPYVAKAEADKQRYLKEAGKNDPKKDPDKPKRPPTAYFLFLAAFRKEMAGKALEDGKKIPSLAGERWREMSDEDKKPYTIQEAEERNKYEKVMEEWRKKEKAAPKPEKKPAKKPAKPVSEDEEDDEEEEEEEEEDDEEDDDDYDDDDDE; translated from the exons ATGAGTGCTAAGTCTGCCAAGACTCCAAAAATCAGCCAGTTCTTCTCTCCTTCGAGCAAAAACGGTGAAATGGACG GTGTCAGCAAAAAGAAGCGCGTGGCAGAGCCTATAAAAAGTAGGTCGCCAGCAAAGAAgcagaagaaagaaaaagttcCCCGAAAAAAGAAGGCAAAAGGAGATGGACCCGTCGTGAAGCGAGCCTCGTCCGCGTACATCCATTTTACGTCGGATTTTCGTGCGAAGCTGAAGGCGAAGAGCGCAAAGAGCGGTACTCCTCTTCCAAAGGCAAACGAAGTTGCGAAGCTCGCTGGTGAGGAGTGGAAGAAATTGAATGATGAGCAGAAAAAGCCTTACGTCGCCAAGGCTGAAGCAGACAAACAACGATACCTAAAAGAG gctGGTAAGAACGACCCCAAGAAAGACCCTGACAAGCCCAAGCGCCCGCCTACAGCCTACTTCCTCTTCCTGGCCGCATTCCGTAAGGAAATGGCAGGCAAAGCTTTGGAAGATGGCAAGAAGATCCCATCCTTGGCTGGGGAAAGATGGCGAGAGATGAGTGATGAAGATAAGAAACCATACACAATTCAAGAGGCCGAAGAAAGAAACAAGTATGAGAAAGTGATGGAGGAGTGGaggaaaaag GAAAAGGCTGCCCCCAAGCCTGAGAAGAAACCTGCCAAGAAACCGGCCAAACCAGTTTCTGAAGATGAGGAAGACgacgaggaggaggaagaggaagaagagGAGGATG atgaagaagatgatgatgactatgatgatgatgatgatgaatag